The genomic region AATGCAATACACGAAAAGGTAATGATACTATGTCCCAGTATTTTTataactaatcataataatacagagtaaataaatAACTTAATAGCATACAAACGAGCTAAATGAGGCTTTGACATGGTTTATGATTGTTGAATTGAAGTATACATACATATTCCCTAGTCTCCAAAAATTTAAAGGTTGTTTGGAACAAAGCATTTTCAAGTGCTTATAAACACCAACACACCTTTTTTTTTTATCTTCTAACAGCCTCCGTCCTtccaaaattaattaaataaatgtctatatttttattattatagttCCAAtgacttattttttttatatataaatccaATAAAAAAATTTGTTAGAAGACATTTAATGTAATGTAGAACGGAGTGAGTATTTAAGCTTTCCCAAACCCACGATACCAACCTAGTAGCTAGAAGAGGTGGAGTTAAAAAAGAGCACGATTATTTGCTATAGAGAATGCAAGTTTTTGACTCTCTGAATGGCTTGTTTAATCTGACTAGACGGTTCATCCTTGAGATACTCATCATACTCTTTCTCAAATTTGTTTGCCATGCTCGGTTCCCCAATAAAAGCACGAAAAGATTCTTCAATTGAAAAACTTAGGGTCCAATAAATCCATCCTCCTTCCAAGAAGAAAACGCATCGACCACCACATAAATCTTTTGCAAGCTGCTTAATTCCATATGCTAGCGCATAAGACGTTCTGGATGTAACTTGCCAACCGCTAGGTACGTCCATATAATGTCCATCGTATCTAATCaaaaacataataaataaatacactCATGAAGGGGGGACATATATAAATAATGTGCGGGTGTGGTTTAGGCAGAAGAAATTAAAGTAATTACCCTGCCGATACGAGAATTATATCGGGCTTAAATCTTTGTGCACAAGGTACAATCACTTCATCAAACACAGTTCGCATTGCAATATCACCAGTTAGTTCTGGTAATGGCAAATTAAGTGTTGCACCTTCGCCATTCCCACATCCGATATCATCAAACTTGCCCGTATCAACAGGGTAGCATCCGTCctaaataaatataaatagataaataaaatatgattattatttagAAATAGTAAAATTAAATGCTCAGTAATAAGTACTATTTATAGGAAGTTTTCTTGGTTGGTTTGTTGCTTACTTGGTGAGTTGAAAGATAGAAAACGTCTGAGTCATCATAAAACGCATCATTAGTTCCATTCCCATGATGCGCATCAAAATCGATAATGAAAACACGTTTTAGTCCGTGTTTGCGTTGAGCGTATCGAGCTGCAATGGATACATTATTAAAAAAGCAACCTCCCATGAACCCATCTCGAACCGCATGATGTCCAGGTGGTCGTACCAATGCAAAACCAACGGGAGGGTTCTCACTCATTCTTGATGCTGCCACCTACATTTTCACATAACTAAGGTTGCGTGTGATAAAATTGATGATATATAGCGTTAAATGGTTCATAACCTGAATGATTCAAAGGTAGTGAATGAAGTTGGTTCTGAATGATAATAACCTgattgataatcattttgaatgaacaatatgaatgatgtaaaattactttattaatattttgcattaataaaataataatatagttgtttaATAAGTAATCTTGATTCGATTaaaagaatatataatatataaattttaggtGCTCAATGGTTAACAAAATATTTCAACGGCACAATATGTCattatgtcattcagaggtcataAACAAACACGCTTAATATTGAATGGTTCAACATTTAATGCAAAACCATTCCATCAAGAGGTAATCAAACACACCCTAATATTCATTATTACATATGTGGCTACTAGCTAACACAAACTTATAATTCAGGTTAGGCTTACCATAGCATCAATCAACGATAAGCCTGCTCCAGCAGCAATCAACGAATCATTAAGTGTCTGCATGGATTGATTTCGATAATCAAATTGAATTTTTCTGAATTTAAATCATACAAGTCAACCAACGTCATACGGTTTATGCGATCCTCATTAATGAAACTCAAAAAACTGTGAAACAGATAAAAGAGTTTTAAATTGTGCACAAAGAATAGTCTTACTGTGCCAGTGACATAAGTGGACATCGCATATTTAGACGATTCAATTTCTAAAAAACCATCTTCTGAAGCCTTGGCATCTTCCACGGTCTATATATAAACAGATTTACAAGAAACAAAAGACCGTTAATTAATAACACGTATATATTAGATGCAAATCCATATAAAACTTGTATTAATTACCTTCTCAAGGAAAGAATAGTAAGATGTTGAATGCACACTTGTTATGTCTGCCAATGTAGCTTTTCTAATATTTATAAGTTGATTAATCTCAGATCCTCGAAACTGTATTATGCATATAAACAACATTTTGTTGTATCACAAGATTAACATCAGATGAATAAATACATAAAAATAAATACTACTATTGGTAAGCAGATTGACAAATATAAAAGTAAAGAAAGTAAAGTAAAAGACTTAATTGTAACCTACTGAAACGAGAATACCTCTGGAGTGAGTTTAGCGCGATCAAGGGCACTCAGAATATAGGTGATTCTGGTATTCTTGTCTTCAGGAACAAATATTTGGTTATGACCCATAGCAGGAGCTAAACTATACATCACCTttggcatatcatcatcatcatcatttgttttgGTTGCAGGTTTAGAAAGAGCCACACAACACTTTGTCCTCAAAGATTGAAAGAACCGACCACAAACTGCAGAAACACAAGGAACATAATTATTCAGTTTGATTCTTCATTGTTTtctgtttgcttgcttgaattaaCTGATCCCAAAGTGAAAGACTAATTTACTAAAGAGCTCTGCTTTTTTTAATTAGAAAGTTTATATGTACTACTGAAAGATTAGGACTTATATTCTTTTGTGTTTGAATTGGGTCCATGTAAGTATTTgaatgtttataatatctaatatcATCTAGCGAATTACAGTAGATTTTATTTAATAACCCTAAACGTAATAAGTTACAGAATTTCACTCCTAAACTAAGCTCCAAATTCAAACTAGTACAAAGAATATATGTACTCCTTATATACTTATGGAGATGAAAGATTAGGGCTTTTATTCTTTTGTGTTTTAATGAAGAGCTCTGCTTCGCTCATGGCTCAGCATTAACATTAGAGTTAAAAGCTCAAGCTCcagaataataaaacttaaaactagtAATAAAAGTAAATTAAAACTAGCAGTACTTAACAGAGCACGTACAAGGTATATATACCTGAtcgataatgatgattatgatgacgACGATAAAGATTATTCATCTTCTCCAGGTAAAGAAATTAGGGTTCCGATCAGATAATTTTGGGAGGTAAATATACGTGGgtataagttataaaaatatttacaTTTTATACACCCTCTAGTTCAAAGTTTCAGTTCCCGTCCCTGTAACTTTAAATTTTAACTCCTCAACTTGACCGTTTTCATGTATGTGTTCGTCGTTCTAATCCATGATTGCAAGAATTGTTACTGAGAGTACCTCGTCGCGACTTTTGAGGGAATAATAAACAACTCGGGCAGTATTTTGGATTGGACTTTTTATACAATTAAATAGTTCCGAATTATTATGTAGAAAAATTATACAGAAAtctataaacataaacataaacgttAACATAATTGTCTAGAACTATAAACATAATCTGCATTTTTTCAAAAATCCAAAATCTAAAATTAAGTTCATATTAAAATGTTAACAAATATTGATTTTGACAGGTTTCGACTCAAAAAATCCGACTTTGACCACCTAAATCTTTTTTTGACCCATTGACCGATTTTGACCAATTAATTGAAAAATCGACTTGGCCGGTTCCTAAAAAGGGGTACTCGAGGAGTACTCGACATTAATCAGAGAGTTTTACAACAATGTTACAACCTTTTCAGCGGTTTAAGTTGGTGGTTTCAGGTTTCTTATTCCAACGGCCGACCCTTGGACGCAAAAAATATGTTGTTTGGTTTTGGTTTGGTGGTTATGTTTGTGTGGGCTTCAATGTAGTTTGAGTGGGTTCATAATACTGATTTTAACAATTGGTTTTTGCGGGTGGTTTTCTTTGGCTCTTTCTTGATTTCACCTTGTACAACTACTGGTTTAAAGCCTAATACATTTTATTGGTTGTTTTCATTAGTTTCAGTCTAGCACTAGTAGTTCATTGTGTGGCATATATTTTTTCATTGTGAAATTGTAATGGAGACAGAAATATGTCTGACTGAAAGGAGCATACTAGGTACTAGAATTGATGCTTACATTATTAGTTAATGTATATCTAATTCTTAGTTTAAAGACAAAATTACAtggggtccctgtggtatgttcaaaATTACAACAGGAGTCCAAAATAATTTTTTTGACTTGAGGAGTCACTGTGGTATGCATTCGTTTCATGGGGAGTCCAATTCACAAACAGACGTTATAAATCTTGTTAAGTTCACTCACATGTTGTGCACATGAGGGTAAAAATgtctttttctcatttttttttttctACCCTTTTTCCTTTTCTTCATTATTCCTACCTCAtcttcaaaaccctaatttgaaatCCAAAAACTTGAGATTCAAAAACTTAATTTCTTCCCCTAAATCTTCATTAACTCCTTTTCTTTTTCATTACTTCAATCTTCATCATCTCTTAATTTTTCCACATATGTTATACACAACTGCTGCTTTATCGACATTATTACTCTTGAAATCATCCAAATATATTAAACCCATGTCATCCACAAATCAAAAACCCCAAATTGAGTCTGTGTTATCTTTCCATTGATGTGAAATTAAAATGTTAGAAACAAGATTAGTCACAATATCATACGGAGTAATAAATTAAAAAACCATCACCAATTCAATGCAATGCAATGCATCACTGTAACTTTTATAAACCTttgaatcatcatcaaattagtTTATAAAACTATTATTAAGGATGTACGTCAgtacatatgtaaaaatatattaacCCAAATACAATACCTTTTGTTGAAAATCAAAATTCAGTACAACCAAAATTCAGTACAACCCATCAAGATTCACGTTACCTataggttgtggacaaatcacaactcTATCAAAATCAGCATGATAAACATAATCATCACACCAAACCAATAATTTACATACTAACTTTGTCTCCATTCGATGGGTGTTTGTATACAGATCCGGTGGAGATTCCGACCAGATCTGAGTTATCTCCACCATCTCCGCCCTCCCACCCTCTCCGAATTAAACAATGGTGATGGCGATGAACCTTCCGTGTAAAGTGCGACGGTCGCCGGTGATTGTAACGGAGGAGCTTGGACGGATTTTATTTCATTAATTTTTAAAGGTTTTGAAAAAAGAAGGATGATGAAATCGGATGCTTTCATATGAGAAAATTGAAATCAGATGCTTTCATATGGCATATTTCAGCAAATTCAATTTGTAAAGGTTTTGTTGTTTCTCGTGCTTTTCAAGATTTATtgtttttttttgacaaaattctCAATTTCGTCCCTGTGTTTGTTCCATTTCTGTTTTTTAGTCCCTCCCAATGAATATCTGCAAAAACCATCCTTATTTCCATTTTTAAGTCTCAATTTGGTCCTTCTGTTAACATCCGTTTATAGTTGCCGTTAGTACTTGCTAGTCACGTGACATTTCACTTGCTATATCAGCATTCTCCGGTTGACTATAAGGGATCTTGTGGGCCATACACCATTGCATTATTAAATTCCTTAAAGCCCGTACAAGTTTCCTATGCACAAGAACTTCCCAGTTTTCGGGCAATTACAATGACCTTCTTCAATCCATCTCGAGATCGAACTAAGATCAAAAGTTTGACCGATAGATATAATCACAGGACCAGTCATCAAATCTAACGCAATCGAGCAACAAAAATC from Rutidosis leptorrhynchoides isolate AG116_Rl617_1_P2 chromosome 9, CSIRO_AGI_Rlap_v1, whole genome shotgun sequence harbors:
- the LOC139867147 gene encoding histone deacetylase 14, chloroplastic-like — its product is MNNLYRRHHNHHYRSVCGRFFQSLRTKCCVALSKPATKTNDDDDDMPKVMYSLAPAMGHNQIFVPEDKNTRITYILSALDRAKLTPEFRGSEINQLINIRKATLADITSVHSTSYYSFLEKTVEDAKASEDGFLEIESSKYAMSTYVTGTTLNDSLIAAGAGLSLIDAMVAASRMSENPPVGFALVRPPGHHAVRDGFMGGCFFNNVSIAARYAQRKHGLKRVFIIDFDAHHGNGTNDAFYDDSDVFYLSTHQDGCYPVDTGKFDDIGCGNGEGATLNLPLPELTGDIAMRTVFDEVIVPCAQRFKPDIILVSAGYDGHYMDVPSGWQVTSRTSYALAYGIKQLAKDLCGGRCVFFLEGGWIYWTLSFSIEESFRAFIGEPSMANKFEKEYDEYLKDEPSSQIKQAIQRVKNLHSL